TCACCTTCGGGACCTGGGCTGTGATGTCCTGGCCCGTCTTGTACTTCTGCACGGTCCGCGAGTTGCGGTCGCGCAGGGCCGCGTCGCTGTCCAGCAGGCGGCACACATCCAGCAGGTCCGGTGGCAGGTCCGGCGTGTGGGGAAGACGATCGAACAGCTCGCGCACCACCGCGAGGTCATCCTGGTCATCCACACACAGGCGGTACTGCGGGCGCTGCAGCGCTTCGGGCGCCAGGACGGACAGGACGCTGAAGCGCGGGTAGTGGCGACGCAGGGCCGGGGTGGCGTGCTCGTGGTCCGTGCACAGGTCAGCGACCGCCACACTGGCGGCCAGAGCCTCAGTGGTGAAGACCTCGCTCTGCACCCCGAGCGGATAGACATCGGCGATGCAGTTGGAGGCGTAGTCCACGCCCGCCGCCTGCTGCTGCGCGATGACGAAGTCGCTGGCCCACGGGCACCACAGGGGTGAGTCCCCCGAAATGCGCACGATGACATCGGCCGCGAAGTGGCGCGCGCACTGCAGGAAGCGGTCCAGCACGTCGTCCTCACTGCCTCGGAACGCCTCCACACCATATTCGCGGGCGTGAGCCTCCACCTGGTCGTCATCGGGGCTGACGGTGGTGGCCACCACGACCTGGTCCACAAGCTGGCTGGCCTTCACCGCCAGGATCGTCCAGCCCAGGAGCGTATGCTCAGCGATGGGAACGGTGGGCTTGTTGGGCAGGCGGGTGGCGCCCATGCGGGCCTGGATGATGGCTGCGATCAAAGTGGCTCTCCCGTCAGGCCGAAGGCCTGTTGTGCGTTCCGCGTCGTGTGTGCGAGCACGTCCTCAAGGCTCATCCCGCGCTCGTGTGCCAGGACCTCCGCCACGCACCGCACGTACGCGGGCTCGTTGCGCTGGCCGCGGTACGGCTGGGGCGGGAGCCAGGGGCAGTCGGTCTCGATGAGCAGCTGCGCCAGCGGGGCCTCAGCGGCCACCTGCCGCAGGGCGAACGCCTTCGGATAGGTCAGCGTTCCCGCCAGCCCCAGAAAGAAGCCTCGCTCCAGGCATTGCCGCGCGAACTCCATCCCCCCCGCGAAGCAGTGCATGACGATAGTCTGCCCCGGATCGCGGCATTCGTCAAGCACCCGCAGGCAATCCTCCTGCGCTTCCCGGCAGTGCACGATCAGCGGCAGCGCCAGCTCCTGCGCCAGACCGATGAACGCCGCGAAGGCCTG
The DNA window shown above is from bacterium and carries:
- a CDS encoding TatD family hydrolase, producing MFDSHAHLNDPRFADDLPEVLGRARQAGLRGCVVVGYDLPSSREALKLAEAEPDIWCAVGVHPHDADDVTPEVLDQLRELARHERVVALGETGLDYYRNLSPPSLQRQAFAAFIGLAQELALPLIVHCREAQEDCLRVLDECRDPGQTIVMHCFAGGMEFARQCLERGFFLGLAGTLTYPKAFALRQVAAEAPLAQLLIETDCPWLPPQPYRGQRNEPAYVRCVAEVLAHERGMSLEDVLAHTTRNAQQAFGLTGEPL
- a CDS encoding glycosyltransferase family protein, which translates into the protein MIAAIIQARMGATRLPNKPTVPIAEHTLLGWTILAVKASQLVDQVVVATTVSPDDDQVEAHAREYGVEAFRGSEDDVLDRFLQCARHFAADVIVRISGDSPLWCPWASDFVIAQQQAAGVDYASNCIADVYPLGVQSEVFTTEALAASVAVADLCTDHEHATPALRRHYPRFSVLSVLAPEALQRPQYRLCVDDQDDLAVVRELFDRLPHTPDLPPDLLDVCRLLDSDAALRDRNSRTVQKYKTGQDITAQVPKVTLPLSAREDYYEQARAAEA